The genomic window TTGGCAGAATTATTTGATAGAGATATTAAAACTATCGGCAAGCATATCAACAATATTTTCAAAGAAGCGGAACTGGATAAAAATTCAGTTGTCGCAAATTTTGCGACAACTGCTGAAGACGGGAAAATTTATCAAGTAGAACACTATAATTTGGATGTAATTATTTCAGTTGGTTATCGTGTAAAGTCTCATCGAGGCACGCAATTTCGCAAATGGGCAACGGAGCGATTAAAAGAGTACATAGTCAAAGGTTTCACAATGAATGATGAGCTGCTAAAACAGGCAGGTGGTGGAAACTACTTTGACGAACTCTTGCAGCGCATCAGAGATATTCGTTCATCAGAAAAAGTATTTTGGAGAAAAGTTCTTGATATTTATGCCACAAGCATTGATTATGATCCATCAGTAGAAATATCAGTGGATTTTTTTAGAAATATTCAAAATAAAATGCACTGGGCAGCTCATGGCAATACAGCTGCTGAGATAATTTATAAAAGAGCTGATTCCTCAGCACT from Candidatus Margulisiibacteriota bacterium includes these protein-coding regions:
- a CDS encoding cell filamentation protein Fic, translating into MKQNSEILIYKTEDNKIHIQTRLQDETVWLNRHQLAELFDRDIKTIGKHINNIFKEAELDKNSVVANFATTAEDGKIYQVEHYNLDVIISVGYRVKSHRGTQFRKWATERLKEYIVKGFTMNDELLKQAGGGNYFDELLQRIRDIRSSEKVFWRKVLDIYATSIDYDPSVEISVDFFRNIQNKMHWAAHGNTAAEIIYKRADSSALFMGLTSFKENEPTKQEVGIAKNYLNEKELNILNRIVTVYLEIAEIQAQNQQPMYMKDWLEKLDDFLKMTGKEILTHAGKISHKMAIDKAEREYDIYKEKKKNDLSRVEKDFIKQIETSVKELKDKGNI